A single genomic interval of Daucus carota subsp. sativus chromosome 1, DH1 v3.0, whole genome shotgun sequence harbors:
- the LOC108205007 gene encoding probable protein phosphatase 2C 45: protein MNVGNIASSPADQSPEKGKPIGVSSTPANKSPGSDAIKLPPSLAAKNDVPIKSPLPRLQTQSEATASAGEDAPALPPHIRNAMFPTADPGSVVSGGGISFLTGNRNAKFSYGYSSFKGKRSSMEDFYEASISEVDGQMVACFGVFDGHGGSRTAEYLKNNLFKNLSSHPDFIKDTKSAIVDSFRRTDADYLNEEKTQQKDAGSTAAAAVLVGDRLLVANVGDSRVVASRAGSAIPLSVDHKPDRSDERERIEQAGGFIIWAGTWRVGGVLAVSRAFGDKLLKPYVVADPEIQEEEIEGFDFLIIASDGLWNVFSNKDAVAMVQDISDAEAASRKLIEEAYAKGSSDNITCMVVRFDGQ from the exons ATGAACGTCGGAAATATCGCCTCCAGCCCGGCCGACCAATCGCCGGAAAAAGGCAAACCCATCGGAGTATCCTCCACTCCGGCGAACAAATCGCCGGGAAGTGACGCGATCAAACTACCGCCTTCGCTTGCCGCGAAGAATGACGTTCCGATAAAATCGCCGTTGCCGCGGTTGCAGACGCAGTCGGAGGCGACGGCGTCGGCGGGAGAAGATGCTCCGGCGCTTCCGCCGCATATAAGGAATGCTATGTTCCCGACTGCTGATCCTGGATCCGTTGTTAGCGGGGGAGGCATAAG TTTTCTCACTGGAAACCGAAACGCAAAGTTCAGCTATGGTTATTCTAGTTTCAAGGGTAAAAGATCTTCAATGGAGGATTTCTATGAAGCAAGTATATCTGAAGTTGATGGTCAGATGGTTGCCTGCTTTGGCGTCTTTGATG GTCATGGTGGCTCCAGAACTGCAGAATACCTGAAGAACAATCTTTTCAAAAATCTAAGTAGCCATCCAGATTTTATTAAAGACACCAAGTCAGCTATTG TTGATTCATTTCGCCGGACAGATGCGGATTACCTCAATGAAGAAAAAACCCAACAAAAAGATGCAGGATCAACTGCGGCAGCTGCTGTATTGGTGGGGGATCGGTTGCTTGTAGCTAATGTGGGAGATTCTAGAGTTGTTGCATCTAGAGCCGGCTCAG CTATACCTCTATCCGTTGATCACAAGCCCGATAGATCTGATGAACGTGAGAGGATTGAACAGGCTGGGGGTTTCATCATTTGGGCAG GAACTTGGAGGGTTGGCGGTGTTCTTGCTGTTTCCCGTGCATTTGGAGATAAACTACTAAAGCCATATGTGGTGGCTGATCCAGAAATTCAG gaagaagaaattgagggttttgattttttaatcatTGCAAGTGATGGACTTTGGAATGTCTTTTCGAATAAG GATGCTGTGGCTATGGTGCAGGATATTTCTGATGCAGAAGCAGCATCTAGAAAACTCATAGAAGAAGCTTATGCAAAAGGGAGCTCGGACAATATAACGTGTATGGTTGTCCGATTTGATGGCCAGTGA
- the LOC108207081 gene encoding uncharacterized protein LOC108207081: protein MYDSNPNSTFDFLGQTKHNCHVGMDPGVRESEKPNRLSNMSGSGVCSGTDLVRGPGHQKPSFNKGRNSPPSLRVQAIARGQKELMEMVKAMPESTYELSLKDLVDHHQNGNESVEIDQQKQEEEVKIDEEESNGNKNKGGVRVRQGSVRLRQGSVRKQASLKKVEKKMARNGSNISESGNKGLFLKMVFPMPFGGGTNKKVVKAKTSSTSKTTAKENPYAKVCSSSVGNKDPSIGDKSSKSSKHKEWWKRRYPVASDGSESSGLSSNGSSGSSGSSASNDSSGSSISNKSIRKKGGLLKGCAPFYYNKNKTIVE, encoded by the exons ATGTATGATTCAAATCCGAATAGCACCTTCGATTTTCTCGGACAGACCAAACACAATTGTCATGTTGGGATGGATCCTGGTGTCAGAGAATCAGAGAAGCCTAACAGATTAAGCAACATGAGTGGTTCGGGTGTTTGTTCAGGGACGGATCTGGTAAGAGGCCCGGGGCATCAGAAACCGTCTTTCAACAAGGGTAGGAATTCTCCTCCGTCTCTGAGGGTTCAGGCCATTGCAAGAGGCCAGAAGGAGCTTATGGAGATGGTCAAGGCCATGCCCGAGTCGACGTACGAGCTCTCACTAAAAGACCTCGTTGATCATCACCAGAATGGAAATGAGTCGGTAGAAATTGATCAACAGAAGCAAGAAGAGGAAGTAAAAATCGATGAAGAAGAGAGTAATGGTAATAAAAACAAGGGTGGGGTGAGAGTAAGACAAGGAAGTGTCAGATTAAGACAAGGGAGTGTGAGGAAGCAAGCAAGTCTCAAGAAAGTGGAAAAGAAGATGGCAAGAAATGGGAGCAATATAAGTGAGAGTGGCAACAAAGGCTTGTTTTTGAAGATGGTATTTCCCATGCCATTTGGAGGAGGGACCAATAAGAAGGTTGTGAAAGCTAAGACTAGTAGTACTTCTAAGACAACAGCAAAGGAGAATCCTTATGCTAAAGTGTGTTCAAGTAGTGTTGGGAATAAGGATCCTAGTATTGGTGATAAATCTTCCAAGAGTAGTAAGCATAAGGAGTGGTGGAAGAGGAGGTATCCGGTGGCGTCGGACGGGAGTGAGAGCAGTGGATTGAGTAGCAATGGGAGCAGTGGGAGCAGTGGGAGCTCGGCCAGCAATGACAGCAGTGGAAGCAGCATTAGCAACAAGAGCATCAG GAAAAAAGGTGGATTGCTAAAGGGATGCGCACCCTTCTATTACAACAAGAACAAAACAATAGTGGAGTGA